A window of Oceanivirga salmonicida genomic DNA:
ATTCACTAATTTTTGTATGTATTTATCTTTTATTTCGTAACAAGGTATATTTAATTTTTCTAAACCACTTTTTTTTAGTAAAAACATACCTAATTTTTTATGTAATACTCCATTTAAAAAGTCTGTTGCTTCTAAAAAATATAAGTTATCTCTCCTATTTAATAAGTATTTATATAAATCATCTTTATTTTTATTAGGCATAAAATCTATTACAAAATCTATATCAAAACCATATAAAGCAGTTAAATATGATAAATTAAGCACACTAGGTCCTGATATACCATATGGTGTAAATAATAATTCTTCAAAATCACTTCTTAATAACTCTCCGTTATTATATACTTTTAAATCAACGTCTTGTCTTATTCCCTCTAAACCTTTTACATATTCTTTATCTGTTTTTAATTGTGTTATAACAGGGCTTAATTTTGTTATTTTATGTCCAAAAGATTTTGCGATTTCATAACCACTACCATCACTTCCAAGTTGTTTATATGAATA
This region includes:
- a CDS encoding aminoacetone oxidase family FAD-binding enzyme, whose translation is MVFDYIIIGAGASGVLCSIEALKKGKKVLLIEHKDRILKKVLITGNGRCNFTNRYASYKNYYGNNKELIKNILEKYTPEYIINYFENLGILAKEEKRGKMYPNSMQAASIVDILRNKLEYLGVNLILNTNIEKAYKKNDIFYVNEYMGKKLVIATGGYSYKQLGSDGSGYEIAKSFGHKITKLSPVITQLKTDKEYVKGLEGIRQDVDLKVYNNGELLRSDFEELLFTPYGISGPSVLNLSYLTALYGFDIDFVIDFMPNKNKDDLYKYLLNRRDNLYFLEATDFLNGVLHKKLGMFLLKKSGLEKLNIPCYEIKDKYIQKLVN